From the genome of Bosea sp. Tri-49, one region includes:
- a CDS encoding urate hydroxylase PuuD has translation MEWGSQLLRWLHVIAAIAWIGSSFFFIHLDASLRAAPDAPKTEAGQPTQFLAWQVHGGGFYAMRKYLVAPEVLPKELTWHKWQAYWTWISGFFLLVWVYYAQSELYLIDPAVMALSPFAAGAIGIAALAGGWLFYDLLCRSPLGKNDVVLGLLGFGYVVAASWAFASVFSGRGALIHTGALMATIMSANVFFVIMPGQRKTIAAMVAGEVPDPKYGKQAKQRSLHNNYITLPVLFLMLANHYPVTYANSAVIPALVALIIVAGALIRHFYNVRHADHAKSPWWTWAVAALALWLAFWVAMASSPGGRERLGLKPLEPVKPIMLVGLVPPTPEVANIVTGRCAMCHAPEPSWPGIGIAPKGVFLHEPELIARQRRAIGMQAVLTHAMPPNNLSGMTEGERRVLAAWVAQKR, from the coding sequence ATGGAATGGGGCAGCCAGCTCTTGCGCTGGCTGCATGTCATCGCGGCGATCGCCTGGATCGGCTCGTCCTTCTTCTTCATCCATCTCGACGCTTCGCTCCGGGCAGCGCCTGACGCACCGAAGACCGAAGCCGGCCAGCCGACGCAGTTCCTCGCCTGGCAGGTCCATGGCGGCGGCTTCTATGCGATGCGGAAATATCTGGTCGCTCCGGAGGTGCTGCCGAAGGAGCTGACCTGGCACAAATGGCAGGCCTACTGGACCTGGATCTCCGGCTTCTTCCTGCTGGTCTGGGTCTATTACGCCCAGTCCGAGCTCTATCTGATCGACCCCGCTGTGATGGCGCTTTCGCCCTTTGCGGCGGGTGCGATCGGCATCGCGGCGCTGGCCGGAGGCTGGCTGTTCTATGACCTGCTCTGCAGGTCGCCGCTGGGCAAGAACGACGTCGTGCTCGGCCTGCTCGGCTTCGGCTATGTGGTCGCGGCAAGCTGGGCCTTCGCCAGCGTGTTCTCGGGACGCGGCGCGCTGATCCATACCGGCGCGCTGATGGCGACGATCATGTCGGCCAACGTCTTCTTCGTGATCATGCCGGGCCAGCGCAAGACCATCGCCGCGATGGTCGCGGGCGAGGTGCCCGATCCGAAATACGGCAAGCAGGCCAAGCAGCGCTCGCTGCACAACAATTACATCACCCTTCCGGTGCTGTTCCTGATGCTCGCGAACCACTACCCGGTGACCTACGCCAATTCGGCGGTGATCCCGGCTCTGGTCGCACTGATCATCGTCGCCGGTGCGCTGATTCGGCACTTCTACAATGTCCGCCATGCCGACCATGCGAAATCGCCCTGGTGGACCTGGGCGGTGGCGGCCCTCGCCCTCTGGCTCGCCTTCTGGGTGGCGATGGCATCCTCGCCCGGCGGGCGCGAGCGGCTTGGCCTGAAGCCGCTCGAACCGGTGAAGCCGATCATGCTCGTCGGGCTCGTGCCGCCGACGCCTGAAGTCGCCAACATCGTCACCGGGCGCTGCGCCATGTGCCATGCGCCCGAGCCGTCCTGGCCCGGCATCGGGATCGCGCCCAAAGGCGTCTTCCTGCACGAACCCGAGCTGATCGCCCGCCAGCGCCGCGCCATCGGCATGCAGGCGGTGTTGACCCACGCCATGCCGCCGAACAACCTCTCGGGCATGACCGAGGGCGAGCGGCGCGTGCTCGCCGCCTGGGTGGCGCAGAAGCGCTGA
- a CDS encoding NAD(P)/FAD-dependent oxidoreductase gives MNIAAAIEGETVQTDVLIIGAGPCGLFAVFELGLLDIKAHLVDILPKVGGQCAELYPEKPIYDIPGFPLVTGQGLVDNLMEQIKPFGATFHLNQMIEQVEVLGTAEAPRFRLRTDADTVFETKAILIAAGGGSFQPKKPPIPGIEAYEGRHDGGGVHYAVRKMEVFRDREILIVGGGDSALDWTLNLQPIARRVTLMHRRDDFRAAPHSVEQMRALVASGAMDLKLGQVLGLKGEGNDLQGAVCRDNAGAEFKVACNTMLPFFGLTMKLGPIADWGLNLHENLIPADTEKFETNVPGIFAIGDINTYPGKLKLILSGFHEAALAAQKVHRYVYPEKRLTFQYTTSSTALQKKLGVA, from the coding sequence ATGAACATCGCCGCCGCCATCGAGGGCGAAACCGTACAGACCGACGTGCTGATCATCGGCGCCGGGCCTTGCGGCCTGTTCGCCGTGTTCGAGCTCGGCCTGCTCGACATCAAGGCCCACCTCGTCGACATCCTGCCCAAGGTCGGCGGCCAATGCGCCGAGCTCTATCCGGAAAAGCCGATCTACGACATTCCCGGCTTCCCGCTCGTCACCGGCCAGGGGCTGGTCGACAATCTGATGGAACAGATCAAGCCCTTCGGCGCGACCTTCCATCTCAACCAGATGATCGAGCAGGTCGAGGTGCTCGGCACCGCGGAGGCCCCGCGTTTCCGCCTGCGCACCGATGCCGACACGGTTTTCGAAACCAAGGCGATCCTGATCGCCGCCGGTGGCGGCTCCTTCCAGCCGAAGAAGCCGCCGATCCCCGGCATCGAGGCCTATGAGGGCCGCCATGACGGCGGCGGCGTGCACTATGCCGTACGCAAGATGGAGGTCTTCCGCGACCGCGAGATCCTGATCGTCGGCGGCGGCGATTCGGCGCTCGACTGGACGCTGAACCTGCAGCCGATCGCCAGGCGCGTGACGCTGATGCATCGGCGCGATGATTTCCGCGCCGCCCCCCATTCGGTCGAGCAGATGCGCGCCCTCGTCGCCTCAGGGGCGATGGATCTCAAGCTCGGCCAGGTGCTGGGGCTGAAGGGCGAAGGCAACGACCTTCAGGGTGCGGTCTGCCGCGATAATGCCGGCGCCGAGTTCAAGGTCGCCTGCAATACGATGCTGCCCTTCTTCGGCCTGACGATGAAGCTTGGGCCGATCGCCGACTGGGGCCTGAACCTCCACGAGAACCTGATCCCGGCCGACACCGAGAAGTTCGAGACCAATGTGCCGGGCATCTTCGCCATCGGCGACATCAACACCTATCCGGGCAAGCTGAAGCTGATCCTGTCCGGATTCCACGAGGCGGCGCTCGCCGCCCAGAAGGTCCACCGCTACGTCTATCCGGAGAAGCGGCTGACCTTCCAGTACACGACCTCCTCGACTGCCCTGCAGAAGAAGCTCGGCGTGGCTTGA
- a CDS encoding GlcG/HbpS family heme-binding protein, producing the protein MTALTLEQASVIIDGALKYARDNALKPLAIAVLDARGAQKFFLAQDGTSLKRGEIALGKANGAIALGVGPRTLNKMALERPHFINGVALSVGGPVVPVPGGALVRNADGDLIGVVGISGDTSDNDEAAALAGIAAAGLVAETGG; encoded by the coding sequence ATGACCGCACTTACCCTCGAACAGGCCAGCGTGATCATCGACGGCGCCCTGAAATACGCCCGGGACAATGCCCTGAAGCCGCTCGCCATCGCCGTGCTCGATGCCCGCGGCGCGCAGAAGTTCTTCCTCGCCCAGGACGGCACCAGCCTGAAGCGCGGCGAGATCGCGCTCGGCAAGGCCAATGGTGCGATCGCGCTCGGCGTCGGCCCGCGCACCCTCAACAAGATGGCGCTGGAGCGCCCGCACTTCATCAACGGCGTCGCACTCTCGGTCGGCGGGCCGGTGGTGCCGGTTCCCGGCGGGGCGCTGGTTCGCAATGCCGATGGCGACCTCATCGGCGTCGTCGGCATTTCCGGCGACACATCCGACAATGACGAGGCGGCGGCGCTCGCCGGCATCGCCGCGGCCGGCCTCGTCGCCGAAACCGGCGGCTGA
- the lysM gene encoding peptidoglycan-binding protein LysM, with translation MGLFSFIKEAGAKIFGSSSANAATADQLQKELAGHGLPSDVKIDVSGDKVKVSGKALSTEEAEKIILAIGNTAGVGSVESELIVNKEAAAAVFYTVKKGDTLWKIAEENYGKGKGAKYTEIVKANTPPVKDPDLIQPGWVLRIPPLA, from the coding sequence ATGGGTCTGTTCAGTTTCATCAAGGAAGCCGGCGCCAAGATCTTCGGCTCGAGCTCGGCCAATGCGGCGACGGCAGATCAGTTGCAGAAGGAACTGGCCGGCCATGGCCTGCCTTCGGACGTCAAGATCGACGTTTCGGGCGACAAGGTGAAAGTCTCGGGCAAGGCGCTGAGCACCGAGGAGGCCGAGAAGATCATCCTGGCGATCGGCAACACCGCCGGCGTCGGCTCGGTCGAATCGGAGCTGATCGTCAACAAGGAGGCGGCGGCTGCCGTGTTCTACACGGTGAAGAAGGGCGACACGCTCTGGAAGATCGCCGAGGAGAACTACGGCAAGGGCAAGGGCGCCAAGTACACCGAGATCGTCAAGGCCAACACGCCGCCGGTGAAGGATCCCGACCTGATCCAGCCAGGCTGGGTGCTGCGCATTCCGCCGCTGGCCTGA
- a CDS encoding TRAP transporter substrate-binding protein → MSFDRRKFLALAGSAVAAPAVLRATRANAQEVTLRMHHFLPPVANGHSKFLKPWADKVGAESNGRIKIDIFPSMQLGGTPPQLYDQARDGVVDIVWTLPGNTPGRFTGIEAFELPFVANKRALVNSLALTDFAKEHLKDEFKDIHPICFWAHDHGLIHANKSVKTMEDLKGLKLRFPTRLAGEALRALGVNAIGMPIPQVPESLAQRVIDGCVVPWEVVPSIKVQELVKNHTEIPGSPTLYVATFVLAMNKAKYEGLAPDLKAIIDKNSGAAASAMAGKVWDEQAVVVSEMVKKRGNTITTIDEAEAARWRKATEPVIEGWIKTAKDKGLDGDKLLAAARAALTKHQNAA, encoded by the coding sequence ATGAGCTTTGATCGCCGCAAGTTCCTGGCACTGGCCGGTTCGGCCGTGGCCGCTCCGGCAGTACTGCGCGCCACGCGCGCCAATGCGCAGGAAGTGACGCTGCGCATGCACCACTTCCTGCCGCCGGTGGCGAACGGGCACTCCAAGTTCCTGAAGCCCTGGGCCGACAAGGTCGGCGCCGAATCGAACGGCCGGATCAAGATCGACATCTTCCCGTCGATGCAGCTCGGTGGCACCCCGCCGCAGCTCTACGATCAGGCGCGCGACGGCGTCGTCGACATCGTCTGGACGCTGCCCGGCAACACGCCCGGCCGCTTCACCGGCATCGAGGCGTTCGAACTGCCCTTCGTCGCGAACAAGCGGGCGCTGGTGAACTCGCTGGCGCTGACCGACTTCGCCAAGGAGCACCTCAAGGACGAATTCAAGGACATCCATCCGATCTGCTTCTGGGCGCATGATCACGGCCTGATCCACGCCAACAAGTCGGTCAAGACGATGGAGGACCTGAAGGGTCTGAAGCTGCGCTTCCCGACCCGGCTCGCCGGCGAGGCGCTGCGCGCGCTTGGCGTCAACGCCATCGGCATGCCGATTCCACAGGTGCCGGAATCGTTGGCCCAGCGCGTCATCGATGGCTGCGTCGTGCCCTGGGAGGTCGTGCCCTCGATCAAGGTGCAGGAGCTGGTCAAGAACCATACCGAGATCCCGGGCTCGCCGACCCTTTATGTCGCGACCTTCGTGCTCGCCATGAACAAGGCGAAGTATGAGGGCCTCGCGCCCGACCTCAAGGCGATCATCGACAAGAACTCGGGCGCCGCCGCCTCCGCCATGGCCGGCAAGGTCTGGGACGAGCAGGCGGTCGTCGTTTCCGAGATGGTCAAGAAGCGTGGCAACACGATCACCACCATCGACGAGGCGGAAGCGGCACGCTGGCGCAAGGCGACCGAGCCGGTGATCGAGGGCTGGATCAAGACCGCCAAGGACAAGGGCCTCGACGGCGACAAGCTGCTCGCCGCCGCCCGCGCCGCGTTGACCAAGCACCAGAACGCCGCCTGA
- a CDS encoding TRAP transporter small permease, with product MTGNMGERPPSRIDAVAETVALIGGILLIALATMVVVSVTLRSDLVGAAGVPGDFELVQMATAVAAFCFLPLCQLKRGNIFVDTFTLKLPQRWRDGLDALWDVVYGLAMALIAWRLGVGARSALASGENTMVLQLPSYLPIALCAVLAGFVALAAFVSASRLLRQPQ from the coding sequence ATGACCGGGAACATGGGGGAAAGGCCGCCATCGCGCATCGACGCGGTGGCGGAGACGGTCGCGCTCATCGGCGGGATACTGCTGATCGCGCTCGCGACCATGGTCGTCGTCAGCGTGACCTTGCGCAGCGATCTCGTCGGCGCTGCCGGCGTGCCGGGTGATTTCGAGCTGGTGCAGATGGCGACGGCCGTTGCCGCCTTCTGCTTCCTGCCGCTCTGCCAATTGAAGCGTGGCAACATCTTCGTCGACACCTTCACGCTGAAGCTGCCGCAGCGCTGGCGTGACGGGCTCGATGCGCTCTGGGACGTCGTCTACGGCCTCGCCATGGCGCTGATCGCCTGGCGGCTCGGCGTAGGGGCACGCTCGGCGCTCGCCAGCGGCGAGAACACCATGGTGCTGCAGCTGCCGAGCTATCTGCCGATCGCGCTCTGCGCGGTGCTCGCTGGCTTCGTTGCGCTTGCGGCCTTCGTCAGCGCCAGCCGCCTGCTGAGGCAGCCCCAATGA
- a CDS encoding TRAP transporter large permease, with translation MSGFSLATAGFAVMLALMALRLPIGLAMLVVGSAGYIQLNGLEPFLNYIRTTPYQIFANYTLSVIPLFVLMGAFAERSGLAGDLFKAASAFVGHRRGGLGMAMIGACTGFGAICGSSVATTATFARAALPQLRSYRYDPGFACGVTAVGGTLGILIPPSVILVVYAISTEQNIAKLFQAALIPGLMAAAFYCITIAIMTRLDGTLGPAHERTPWRERWPLLVGVIPAMAVAVIVVGGIYGGVFTPTEGASVGAFIMLAIGLFRRTLGLAEIKQAILQTAETSAMIFAILLGAEVFNAFLALTQVPTAAAEMIAASGWAPYTVLVGLLLFYIVLGGVMDELAMILLTLPVFFPIVTALDFGMPSDDIAIWFGILVLVVVGIGMTCPPIGLNVFVVASLARDVPVTRIYRGVLPFVAADVIRLGICVAFPALSLYLVKLLN, from the coding sequence ATGAGCGGCTTCTCCCTCGCGACCGCCGGCTTTGCCGTCATGCTGGCGCTGATGGCGCTGCGCCTTCCGATTGGCCTCGCCATGCTGGTCGTCGGCAGCGCCGGCTACATCCAGCTCAACGGGCTCGAGCCCTTCCTCAACTATATCCGCACCACGCCTTACCAGATCTTCGCCAACTACACGCTCTCGGTGATCCCGCTCTTCGTGCTGATGGGCGCCTTCGCCGAGCGCTCGGGGCTGGCGGGCGACTTGTTCAAGGCGGCCTCGGCTTTCGTCGGCCATCGCCGCGGGGGCCTCGGCATGGCGATGATCGGCGCCTGCACCGGCTTCGGCGCGATCTGCGGCTCCTCGGTCGCGACCACCGCGACCTTCGCCCGCGCTGCGCTGCCGCAATTGCGCAGCTACCGCTATGACCCCGGCTTCGCCTGCGGTGTCACCGCGGTCGGCGGCACGCTCGGCATCCTGATCCCGCCTTCGGTCATCCTCGTCGTCTATGCGATCTCGACCGAGCAGAACATCGCCAAACTGTTCCAGGCGGCGCTGATCCCCGGGCTGATGGCGGCGGCGTTCTATTGCATCACCATCGCGATCATGACGCGGCTCGACGGCACGCTCGGTCCTGCGCATGAGCGCACGCCGTGGCGCGAGCGCTGGCCGCTGCTCGTCGGCGTCATCCCGGCGATGGCGGTCGCGGTGATCGTGGTCGGCGGCATCTATGGAGGTGTCTTCACGCCGACGGAAGGGGCATCGGTCGGCGCCTTCATCATGCTGGCGATCGGCCTGTTCAGGCGCACGCTCGGCCTCGCGGAGATCAAGCAAGCGATCCTGCAGACGGCCGAGACCTCGGCCATGATCTTCGCGATCCTGCTTGGCGCCGAGGTGTTCAACGCGTTCCTGGCGCTGACGCAGGTGCCGACGGCGGCGGCCGAGATGATCGCGGCCTCCGGCTGGGCGCCGTACACCGTGCTCGTCGGCCTGCTGCTGTTCTACATCGTGCTCGGCGGCGTCATGGACGAGCTCGCCATGATCCTCTTGACGCTGCCGGTGTTCTTCCCGATCGTGACCGCGCTCGATTTCGGCATGCCGAGCGACGACATCGCGATCTGGTTCGGCATCCTCGTCCTGGTCGTGGTCGGCATCGGCATGACCTGCCCGCCGATCGGGCTCAATGTCTTCGTCGTCGCCTCGCTGGCGCGCGACGTGCCGGTGACGCGGATCTATCGCGGCGTGCTGCCCTTCGTCGCCGCCGACGTGATCCGGCTCGGCATCTGCGTGGCATTTCCGGCGTTGAGCCTCTATCTGGTGAAGCTCCTGAACTAG
- a CDS encoding rhodanese-like domain-containing protein: MIVHDLDIDAVKAGLADGSILLVDVREPHEFAAGHIPGSVSRPLSQFDPADLPDEPGKRVVLSCAAGVRSLRALEFAQAAGLDVDSHYLGGFKDWAMRGEPVEY; the protein is encoded by the coding sequence ATGATCGTACACGACCTCGATATCGACGCCGTCAAGGCAGGGCTCGCCGACGGCTCGATCCTGCTCGTCGACGTGCGCGAGCCGCACGAATTCGCAGCCGGACATATCCCCGGCTCGGTGTCGCGGCCGCTGTCGCAGTTCGATCCGGCCGACCTGCCGGACGAGCCCGGCAAGCGCGTCGTGCTCTCTTGCGCTGCCGGTGTGCGTTCGCTGCGGGCGCTGGAATTCGCGCAGGCCGCCGGGCTCGACGTCGACAGCCACTATCTCGGCGGCTTCAAGGACTGGGCCATGCGTGGCGAGCCGGTGGAGTACTAA
- a CDS encoding YiiG family protein, giving the protein MKASRLLSLSLAALLCSASAAPLAFAQAAPQTGAKRPAQDPELQAAIAKSNAYTSLANRTLRAIESWDRYKSWVDMKKGPTGKERYISYGLYSLYDVKDEIAKAEAATAQAPAQPELDGAVKRFIAAYQELAPLITRAERYYERKDYRDDNAAEGRELHSKMVPAAEAFLRERAQFDAQLNAYKKGIDARELAAIEASEGRLARWQLRNIMINARAVMDLMPSNERPIVDLAAFDTALAGYSGAIKEMDRFKDSNPSGVPMIDSSASSWLGSLRDFREKLGKSKGDVRKGAASDANRIVSSYNMMVSMADSAARMIR; this is encoded by the coding sequence ATGAAGGCCTCCCGCCTGCTGAGCCTTTCTCTCGCAGCCCTGCTTTGCTCCGCTTCTGCAGCTCCGCTCGCCTTCGCGCAGGCTGCTCCGCAGACCGGAGCGAAGCGACCGGCGCAGGATCCGGAGCTGCAGGCGGCGATCGCCAAGTCGAATGCCTATACCTCGCTCGCCAACCGGACGCTCAGGGCGATCGAGTCCTGGGATCGCTACAAGAGCTGGGTCGACATGAAGAAGGGCCCGACCGGCAAGGAGCGCTATATCTCCTACGGGCTCTACAGCCTCTATGACGTCAAGGACGAGATCGCCAAGGCCGAGGCCGCTACCGCCCAGGCGCCGGCTCAGCCGGAGCTCGACGGCGCGGTCAAGCGCTTCATCGCCGCCTATCAGGAGCTCGCGCCGCTGATCACCCGGGCCGAGCGCTATTACGAGCGCAAGGACTATCGCGACGACAATGCCGCCGAGGGCCGCGAATTGCACAGCAAGATGGTGCCGGCGGCGGAGGCTTTCCTGCGCGAGCGGGCCCAGTTCGACGCGCAGCTCAACGCCTACAAGAAGGGTATCGACGCCCGCGAGCTCGCAGCGATCGAGGCGAGCGAGGGCCGCCTTGCCCGCTGGCAGCTGCGCAACATCATGATCAATGCGCGTGCCGTGATGGACTTGATGCCGAGCAATGAGCGGCCGATCGTCGATCTCGCCGCCTTCGACACGGCGCTGGCCGGCTATTCCGGGGCGATCAAGGAGATGGATCGCTTCAAGGACAGCAACCCGTCCGGTGTGCCGATGATCGATTCCTCGGCCAGCTCCTGGCTCGGCTCGCTGCGCGACTTCCGCGAGAAGCTCGGCAAGTCGAAGGGCGATGTCCGCAAGGGGGCGGCGAGCGATGCCAACCGGATCGTCTCCAGCTACAATATGATGGTCAGCATGGCGGACAGCGCAGCGCGCATGATCCGCTGA
- a CDS encoding xanthine dehydrogenase family protein molybdopterin-binding subunit: MRPMKFGMGQPVRRVEDQRLTTGTGRYTDDTAVEGALHAYVLRSPHAHATFKIIDKETARKRKGVKLILTGEDVAHLGDIPCKGLIKDIAGEDVKPNPVPVLPTDTVRHVGEAIAFIVAETLDQARDAAEAIEIEFETLHSITGIAEALEAKAPQVWPDRDGNVAFEAEQGNARKTEDAFAKADRTVSVTIVNNRLASNYMETRACIAEYDKATKRWTLTLGSQGSHGTREILADYILKVDQARIRVITPDVGGGFGTKIFMYREYPLTMVAAEMLKRPVRWVADRTEHFLADTHGRANLSTATMALDKRGKFIGLKVDLAADMGAYLSQYGPFIPWVGTTMTPGCYNIPAVHVRFRGVFTNTTPVDAYRGAGRPEAAYLIERLVDAIARETGKTPDAVRALNFVKPSEMPHKTQTGPVYDSGEFEGHMRRAMEVADWKGFKSRLKASQKAGKIRGIGLACYIEACGGGGPESSTVILEKDGTVTVLIGTQSNGQGHETAYSQLVSQHLDIPMDRIKVIQGDTDRVATGSGTGGSRSIPVGGAALNAATGILADNLKSIASEALEASPGDLEIVDGAVRIVGTDKKLDLKAIANLPGAKAEQLSVNQSWTPPEATYPNGTHVVELEVDPATGGTEIQNYVVVDDFGVTLNPIMLQGQVHGGAAQGIGQALMEEIRFDDSGQMLTATFMDYALPRAIDIPNFHFETRNVPCVTNAIGVKGAGEAGAIGACPAVMNAMVDALDRAAGVKAIDMPATPAKVFATLKQAGYPL, translated from the coding sequence ATGCGTCCGATGAAGTTCGGGATGGGCCAGCCGGTGCGGCGGGTCGAGGATCAGCGCCTCACCACCGGCACCGGCCGCTATACCGACGACACTGCCGTCGAGGGCGCGTTGCACGCCTATGTGCTGCGCTCGCCGCATGCGCATGCGACCTTCAAGATCATCGATAAGGAGACGGCCAGGAAGCGCAAGGGCGTCAAGCTGATCCTGACCGGTGAGGATGTCGCCCATCTCGGCGACATCCCCTGCAAGGGCTTGATCAAGGACATCGCCGGCGAGGATGTGAAACCGAATCCGGTGCCGGTGCTGCCTACCGACACGGTGCGCCATGTCGGCGAAGCCATCGCCTTCATCGTCGCGGAGACGCTCGACCAGGCGCGCGACGCCGCCGAGGCGATCGAGATCGAGTTCGAGACGCTGCACTCGATCACCGGCATCGCCGAGGCGCTCGAAGCCAAGGCGCCGCAGGTCTGGCCCGATCGCGACGGCAATGTCGCCTTCGAGGCCGAGCAGGGCAACGCCAGGAAGACCGAAGACGCCTTCGCCAAGGCCGACAGGACGGTCTCGGTGACCATCGTCAACAACCGCCTCGCTTCCAACTATATGGAGACGCGCGCCTGCATCGCCGAATACGACAAGGCGACCAAGCGCTGGACCCTGACGCTGGGCAGCCAGGGCAGCCATGGCACGCGCGAGATCCTCGCCGACTACATCCTCAAGGTCGACCAGGCCCGCATCCGGGTGATCACCCCCGATGTCGGCGGCGGCTTCGGCACCAAGATCTTCATGTACCGCGAATACCCGCTGACCATGGTCGCGGCCGAGATGCTGAAGCGGCCGGTGCGCTGGGTCGCCGACCGCACCGAGCACTTCCTTGCCGATACCCATGGCCGCGCCAATCTCAGCACCGCGACGATGGCGCTCGACAAGCGCGGCAAGTTCATCGGCCTCAAGGTCGATCTCGCCGCGGATATGGGCGCCTATCTCTCGCAGTATGGGCCCTTCATCCCCTGGGTCGGCACGACGATGACGCCGGGCTGCTACAATATCCCGGCGGTGCATGTCCGCTTCCGCGGCGTCTTCACCAACACCACGCCGGTCGACGCCTATCGCGGTGCGGGCCGGCCCGAGGCGGCGTATCTGATCGAGCGGCTGGTCGATGCGATCGCGCGCGAGACCGGCAAGACGCCGGATGCGGTGCGCGCGCTCAACTTCGTCAAGCCGAGCGAGATGCCGCACAAGACGCAGACCGGCCCGGTCTACGATTCCGGCGAGTTCGAGGGCCATATGCGCCGCGCCATGGAGGTGGCGGACTGGAAGGGCTTCAAGAGCCGCCTGAAAGCCTCGCAGAAGGCAGGCAAGATCCGCGGCATCGGGCTCGCCTGCTATATCGAGGCCTGCGGCGGCGGCGGGCCGGAAAGCTCGACCGTGATCCTGGAGAAGGACGGCACCGTCACCGTGCTGATCGGCACCCAGTCGAACGGGCAGGGGCACGAGACCGCCTATTCGCAGCTTGTCTCGCAGCATCTCGACATCCCGATGGACCGCATCAAGGTCATCCAGGGCGATACCGACCGGGTCGCCACCGGCTCCGGTACCGGCGGTTCCCGCTCGATTCCCGTGGGCGGTGCGGCGCTGAATGCGGCGACCGGTATCCTCGCCGACAACCTGAAGAGCATCGCCTCGGAGGCGCTCGAAGCCAGCCCCGGCGACCTCGAGATCGTCGATGGCGCGGTCCGCATCGTCGGCACAGACAAGAAGCTCGATCTCAAGGCGATCGCCAATCTGCCGGGCGCCAAGGCCGAGCAGCTCAGCGTCAACCAGAGCTGGACCCCGCCGGAGGCGACCTATCCGAACGGCACCCATGTGGTCGAGCTCGAGGTCGATCCGGCGACCGGCGGCACCGAGATCCAGAACTATGTCGTGGTCGACGATTTCGGCGTGACGCTGAACCCGATCATGCTGCAGGGCCAGGTTCATGGCGGCGCGGCGCAGGGCATCGGCCAGGCGTTGATGGAGGAGATTCGTTTCGACGATTCCGGTCAGATGCTGACCGCGACCTTTATGGACTACGCCCTGCCGCGTGCGATCGACATCCCGAACTTCCATTTCGAGACGCGCAACGTGCCTTGCGTCACCAACGCCATCGGCGTGAAGGGCGCGGGCGAGGCCGGTGCGATCGGCGCCTGCCCGGCGGTGATGAACGCCATGGTCGATGCACTGGATCGGGCTGCCGGCGTCAAGGCGATCGACATGCCGGCGACGCCGGCCAAGGTGTTCGCGACGCTGAAGCAGGCGGGCTATCCGCTTTGA
- a CDS encoding c-type cytochrome, whose amino-acid sequence MLRSAFVALGLAVGVSAVLAQANPIAERRDTMKAVGAATRDGAAMAKGEAPFDAAKAQAVFKAYGDAAKKMPGLYPDTAKTGGETTAAPKIWEDQAGFKAAFAKFEGDAGKGAAVTDLAGFRTAFGDATKNCGGCHETYRIKK is encoded by the coding sequence ATGCTTCGTTCTGCTTTCGTCGCCCTCGGCCTCGCCGTCGGTGTCTCTGCCGTTCTGGCCCAGGCCAATCCGATCGCCGAGCGGCGCGACACGATGAAGGCCGTCGGCGCCGCGACACGCGATGGTGCGGCGATGGCCAAGGGCGAGGCGCCGTTCGACGCCGCCAAGGCGCAGGCGGTGTTCAAGGCCTATGGCGATGCCGCCAAGAAGATGCCGGGCCTCTATCCGGACACCGCCAAGACCGGCGGCGAGACCACGGCGGCACCGAAGATCTGGGAAGACCAGGCCGGCTTCAAGGCCGCCTTCGCCAAGTTCGAGGGCGATGCTGGCAAGGGCGCTGCGGTGACCGATCTCGCCGGCTTCCGCACCGCCTTCGGCGACGCCACCAAGAATTGCGGCGGCTGCCACGAGACCTACCGCATCAAGAAGTGA